One part of the Solidesulfovibrio sp. genome encodes these proteins:
- a CDS encoding ABC transporter ATP-binding protein, protein MTEAPLFALRGLRKVYQGPAEEVVILKSLDFDIPAGDTMAILGASGSGKSTLLHLLGALDTPTAGEIRFRGRDLAALPPAEAARVRNREIGFVFQFHHLLPEFTALENVAMPALIARLGRREAFARARESLSLVGLDERAEHRVTTLSGGERQRAAIARAVLLRPEVLLADEPTGNLDEATGAKVGEMLVRLNAELGMTLVVVTHNHNLAAAMGRRLELQGGELYARNETSRS, encoded by the coding sequence ATGACTGAGGCGCCCCTTTTCGCGCTGCGCGGCCTGCGCAAGGTCTACCAGGGGCCGGCCGAGGAAGTGGTGATCTTAAAAAGCCTGGATTTCGACATCCCGGCCGGCGACACCATGGCCATCCTGGGCGCCTCGGGCTCGGGCAAGTCCACGCTGCTGCACCTGCTGGGCGCCCTGGACACCCCGACGGCGGGCGAGATCCGCTTCCGGGGCCGCGACCTGGCCGCCCTGCCCCCGGCCGAGGCGGCCCGGGTGCGCAACCGCGAGATCGGCTTCGTCTTTCAATTCCATCATCTCCTGCCGGAGTTCACCGCCCTGGAAAACGTGGCCATGCCGGCGCTCATTGCCCGGCTGGGGCGGCGCGAAGCTTTTGCGCGGGCCAGGGAATCTTTGTCGCTCGTGGGACTTGATGAAAGGGCCGAACACAGGGTAACAACGCTTTCCGGGGGAGAGAGACAGAGGGCGGCCATCGCCCGCGCTGTCCTATTACGGCCGGAGGTACTGCTGGCCGACGAACCCACCGGCAATCTCGACGAAGCCACCGGCGCGAAAGTGGGCGAAATGCTCGTCCGACTCAACGCCGAGCTTGGCATGACCTTGGTTGTGGTCACCCACAACCATAACCTGGCCGCTGCGATGGGCCGGAGACTGGAGCTGCAGGGTGGAGAACTCTATGCGCGCAATGAAACGTCACGGTCTTAG